The Elaeis guineensis isolate ETL-2024a chromosome 12, EG11, whole genome shotgun sequence sequence CCCCCTCCACCATACCAAACGACCATTCTTCCCGGTTGTCCATCCTGCAAAATTCCAGCTCTTCAAGCTTGGGAAATGAAGTCGCTACTGACGATTCACGGGGGCCAAGAAATTCAGGTCCGATGGTTTTGATAGAACGTGCTGTACCAATAAAAAAAGGGATTTCAGCTGGGGCAACAGGCCTAGTGGAGGAAGCTGCGGACATGATTTGCAATCAAAGAGCATTATTTTCGTCAGGTTAGGAAAGGAGACATCCAAGGAAGGTGACATCATCCAGCTGGGAAATCCACTACCAAAGAAGTTACGAATCTGAAGGTTCTGTAGGTGGGTGGATTGAGGAGAAAGCTCATTGTAAATCTTGTCAATTCTCTGGATTGCAAGTGCTTCTGCGTCATCTTCAAGAAGGTGTTGGCAATTCAAAATCAGTGTCCTCAGAAAGTTGCTGTTTGCAAGTACTGGAGCTCCCCTTGGTTCTCTCCTGTCCAATCTGTTTATCTCCAGGAATCTCAGCTGGGATAGAGATTGTAGCTCCTCCAGATCGCATCCCTCATCATCTTCCGCGCCTCTTCTATCATCATGGCCGATCACAAATCCTCGAAAATAGTTAAGATGTTTTAATTTGCCTATTCCTTTAGGCACATGAGTTAATGGAGTTCCTTCGAGACGAAGGCATCTTAGATTGCACAATTTGGTGATGGCCTTAGGGAGAGTATGCAAGGATTCACAACCTGATAGGTTCAATACCTGTAGGAGTATGAGGCATCCAATGGACTCCGGCACCTTCTTGATTTTCGTCCGgtcaagatctaaatatctcagaTGCAAAAGATCTCCTATAGAGTTTGGAAGGCTCTCAAGACTCGTGTCATTTATGGTTATGATTCGTAAAAACCGGAGTCTCTCAAAAAGTTCGTTCTCTATCATTTTTGTCCTGGGACTCCTTCGGAGCATTAGAGTCGTTAAACACTTTTGTGGTTTTACTGCATCAGGGACTTCTACCATCTCCTGTATGTTTACCATTGACAAGCGACGAAGTTCAGTAAGAGGGTTTTTGTTAAATGATTGCTCATATCCCGTACCAAAAAGATAGCAAGGGAACGTAGCATGTCATGCATCGTGCACCAAATGTCATCCCTATCACCATGTAAAAGATTCCTCCAAATTAACTCCCTAAAATAATCCTCTGCTACATCCTCCATCAGTATATCTCCTTGTGTTGATTTTATAAAACCTTCTGCCACCCAGTAACGAATGAGATCCCCCCCATACATTTTACATTTTAGAGTCCTCAGGAAACAAGGAGCAATAAAGAAAACACTGTTTGAGATCAGAGGGTAAATCTTCATAGCTTAAAAATAGAGCTCCTGGGAGTTCTTCATGAAGTTGACTCATGGACCAAGCATCACTTTCGAGAACCTTATTCCATTCTATGGTGTTTCTATCCATCGACCTCAGAACCCCCGCAATGACCTTGACTGCGAGAGGAAGACCATcacatttttcaacaattttAATCCCGATTTCTTTTAAACCAGAGATCTCCTCCTCTTCATCATCATCTCCAAAGACATTCTTGTGGAGCAGTTTCCAGCAACTGTCATCATCCATTTTATTGACGTGGTGGATATCTGCTCCAATATTTCTAGCAATGTTTGTATTTCGAGTAGTAATCAGGATCTTACCACTAGCTGCTGCATTTTCAATGGCATATCTAAGCAATTTCGCCCATACATCTTTCTCCCATACATCATCTAATATAATAAAGAATCTTTGTGAAAGTGTGGAGTAAAGGCAGCGTATGAGTTCCTCCTTAGTTTCAGCCTCCCCATAATTTCCACCTGCCTTCCTAATTATATCTTTCAGCAATTTTATCTCTGAAAAATCCTGAGAAATACATGCCCATACCCGTATAGGAAAGTTCTTTTCTATCCTttcatcattgtatatcttagaaGCAAGAGTCGTCTTACCAATTCCACCCATACCAACAATCCCCAAAATTCGGtattttttattatcttcttTAACCAAGGACTCCACGAGACTCTGGGTATCATCTTCAATTTTTGTCCCTACGATATCAGACTTGATTACAATGGAAACAGTTTGACGGGGATTTACTCCAGTCACTCGAGCACTTTGCTTAGTGTACTCTAGTGCGGGAAACATTGATCTATCCTCTTTAATCTCTTTTAGCCTATCATTAAGTTCTTGAATTTTGTCACCAATTTCATGCTGGAACTTGAGGTAGCCaaaggaaaaaaatgatgaagatgaGGTGTCGCGTACCGCTGATGTGGAGGGATGATTTTCCGACAATATtcttgtgataacccggcccaattgaggcccaaaaccagctcaaagcccactcgaaagaaaaaaaaaaaaaatcctatgaatcccttattaggctatcttcttcaCTTTTAGGGACCTATGACTTTAAATCAggttagagccgaagggagagatttattggactgattatcaaatcggtcatttctttatattatataattttattaaaaaaaataaaattcattaataatttaatattttaaataggactgtctgattcttttaaggaagattaaaaggttctggacgatcgaggtaagtagatcttatgctccttatttatttttttaaatgatcatatttttatgcaaagaattgctattgatgaaatcataatttttcataaaataagaatcgacatatgtgatatgaaaaagcatattttattatgagcattgatttcatgaatatgtcttatgaaaatagtatgattatgaagcatgaatttcattatttttccatctatgtatatgtatgctttaagaaaagatataatgatttcaaaggctctcagatggctatgaatgaatcccttcgggaaggtcgacatccggagctagcatccacacgaaacatggccctgccagcgggtataaagttggcacatgaattaagaactttgtcgattaagaaacatggccctgtcacaggtataatagtgaccttagcaagaATGTctttgagcaatattttgaaacatgacataaatacatgatgaaaatgatttacgattcataattgtgaaatatacatgatttatgcatgcatgatgagcttataacttgttttattatatgctctatgaaatatttatttttgtaataattgttatttgctaaatgatgcattatcatagaaaacttatgcttgatccggtaaggaagcggaagtctacttactgagctagtgtagctcatattctttttgttttctcttttatgtacagagaaataaggttaggatcggaggaaagagaatccaagcttggagatcagcaaagcaagtttagaaattttgctctaggaattcagtttatgtttatggattgaagacattatgaattttaagacttgaattattttatctctggatttagatgctctgaaccagttttggtttaattaaataattgaattgaactttattattatctttatttgtgatacacctgtcATTAtacttaagaagatgaattttggcttcgtgttatcatgggtccatcccttggtagcatggccgtgttatgtcccggatttggggtgtgacattttatggtatcagagtcaggtttaaTCAAGGatagaacttaaaacctaacagtgaGTAGCTAGGTTATGCATAGTTAgactttgacttaaattattaactgtactgtaactctgttataaaataacgtaataatgattgacatttgaataggaagcgatgagcgatagggagggCGAGACTTTGGCAAATATGGCCGCTAGGACAAGAGGAACAAGAGTAGCAAGACTGACGTCACGAGGAGCTGACAATCAACCAGCTGAGCGGGCTCCTGACGCACCGGCCACACAGGCAgacattgctggtgtatgtcaagtggtggctcagcttattcagcagcaggcacagactgctcctcgaccgacattatctatggagtcatactatgagagattcagaaggctcaacccacctctatttgagggtggatctgatcctatggctgcagagacctggattcgagagatggaaaagatgtttgatgccctaCAATACCCTGAGAATGTGAAAGTCCGATTAGCCATTCCTATGTTAAAAGGAAATgccgagttttggtggactgcaataaaagctgcctatgggaacaatgatgatcaactcacttgggaagaattcaaagagatattttatgaccAGTACTTTTCGGGGACAATGAGgttggtaaaagaaaatgagtttctagccttaaagcaaaaggatgatatgacggtgctagaatatgctaacaagtttaatgagctaggccgcttctgcccccaacttatggaattcgaaaggagtaaagctaacagatttgaacaaggtctaagatatgaaattcgatcccgtctgtcttctcatattttcaataactacaaggacgtactggagcgagctttgaaagtggaatctgaattgaaaagagcagaactagaaagaggagataagaagagaccgagatcagcagaaaatctaaaggatcagtagaaaaatttcaaaagtaataactctgataagaagaaagaatcttcatcctgctcctactgtggaaaaaatcacaatggaccttgtctcaagaggattggagcatgcttcttatgtggtgaaaaaggacatatggctcgtgattgcccaaataagaaaagagatgacaCTAGATCTaacaaaccagttgatcaaaaacaaaaaggaaacgcacgagtgtttactttaaaccTGCAGGAGGCCAAAgcaaatgatcaagtggtgacaggtattatcccagtcaattctatttatgctcgtgtgttattcgattctggctcttcacactcttttatatctctcaagtttgctacttctttgaattgtgtgcttgaaaaactaaatgaaccattatatgttagcacaccttttaaaaatattgttgttgctgacattattttcaagaattgcataatccaaatagaagaaaaagaattagcagtagatttgattcagctaaatatgtatgattttgacgttattcttgggatgaactggttatcttcatatcatgcacatattgattgttttggaaaaagagtggtatttcaaattccggatgaaccgcaattcttctttcaaggcgaagttcataatacggaatccaaacaatctttgggtattatctcaattatgaacgcaagaaaagctttaaggaaaggatgcaaagcatttttggcccatgtaatagacgtcgagaaggaaaagataaagctggatgatatcccaattgtcaaagaattttctgatatttttccagATGAACTACCAGGATTGCCCCCAGAGCGTgaagttgaatttaaaattgatatcaccccGGGAACCGGACCTATTTCAAAacctccttatcggatggctcccgtagaattacgagaattaaaggatcaactgcaagaacttttgaataaaaagtttgtccGGCCAAGCAcatcaccttggggagctcctgtgttatttgtgaaaaagaaagatggaagcatgcgattatgcattgactatcgggagttgaacaaggtaaccataaagaaCAAATATCCTCTTCcacgaatagatgacttatttgatcaacttcagggtgctCAAATTTTCTCCAAAATCGACTTACGATCtggctatcatcaactaagaattagagatgaagatgtatctaagactgcatttagaaccaggtatggtcattatgaatttttagtaatgccctttggactaaccaatgcatcggctgcttttatggatatgatgaacaggattttcaagccgtatctggatcaattcgttgttgtttttattgatgatatcctagtgtattctaaaaatatagaggaacatgagagacatttgaggatcgtgtttcagaccttaagaaaagagaagctcttcgccaagcttagcaagtgtgaattctggttggatagtgttgtcttcctcggccatgtaatatccaaggaaggaatctcagtcgatccaaagaagatagaagccatgGTAAATTGGCCTCGACCGACTAATGTGACGGAAGTaagaagcttcttaggcttggctggttattatagaagattcgtcaaGGGATTTTCCCAAATTGCAATTCCTCTAACTCGCCTAACTCAGAAACGAATAAAATTTGTatggagcagtgaatgtgagcagagttttcaagatctgaagcaaaGATTGATATCTGCCCCAGTTCTTACCCTACCATCTAatgaaggaggatttgtcatctatagtgatgcttctaagaaaggattaggttgtgtgttgatgtagaatgataaggtcatagcttatgcttctcgacaactaaaagcctatgagcagaattatccgacccatgatttggaattagcagctattatttttgctttaaagatttggcgacactatttatatggagaatcatgtgaaatctttactgatcataaaagcttgaaatacttatttactcaaaaagagctgaatatgaggcaaagaaggtggcttgaactattaaaagattatgatctaaatattaaatatcaccctggaaaagctaatgtggtggcagatgcacttagtaggaagtcttcagcgaatgtgatgactctgctatcctttcaggaacaaattcttagggatcttgaagatttgcaaattgaagtgacttgtacTGATATTAAGAAAGTATTAGCAAATTTGATGGTACAACCAGcattgatcgaacagataaaagcggcccaacaaagtgatattcatttatgtcagATTAAGAAGGACATAGAGAAAGAGTTACGAACTGAGTTTAGACTAcatacagatggaactctttattttgggaacagattatgtataccgggtgatcctgaactaaaaaggaaaattttggaagaagcccataaatcTCGTTTCTCTTTTTATCTcggtagtacaaagatgtatagagatttaaaataactcttctggtggaatggaatgaaacaggagatagctcggtttgtatctcaatgcttggtatgccagcaagtgaaagccgaacatcaaagacctgctggtctgctaagaccattagagataccagaatgaAAATGGGAACATATCACGATGGATTTTGTTACTGGACTTCCAAGGACAACAAGAAAAAGCGATGCTGTGTGGGTGATTGTTGACCGacttactaaatcagctcactttctaccttttcgagttggcactccgcttgataagttagcccagatgtatattgatggaattgtacgtctgcatggtgttccaataagtattgtaTCCGATCGAGATCCACGATTTGTATCTAGATTTTGGAAAAGTTTTCAAAATGCCTTGAGaacagaattgaggcttagtactgcattTCATCCtcagaccgatggccaatctgaaaggacaattcaaactctggaggatatgttaagagcttgtgcttttgacttcggaggatattgggataatcatgtggcattgattgaatttgcatataataacagttttcattctagtatccagatggcaccctatgaagccctatatggaagaaagtgtagatcccctttgtattgggatgaagtgggtgaaaaaaaattaattggtcccgagttagttcaagatgccagagacaaaatttatctaatcaagaaaAGACTCAAGGCAGCTCAGGATAGACAAAAGAGTttggcagatagaaaaagaagagaattagaatttcagatcggtaatcatgtttttctaaaagtatcacctactaagggtgtcatgaggttcgggaggcatggcaagctgagtccgcgatatattggaccttttgagattttaaatcgagtaggagatgttgcatacgaactagccttaccaccagatttatccaaagtacacaatgtctttcatgtttcactactgaggaagtatgtacctgatccaaacagtgtgataaagtatgagccattgcaagttcatgaagatctaacctatgaagaatttcctCTGCGAATTATTgaccgaaaagagcaagttctaagacgacgtaccattccatacgtaaagattcattggagtaatcatgaagagagagaggctacgtgggagcttgaagacgatatgaagacgagatatccacacttatttgaaaatgaaggtatgttaaatttcgaggatgaaatttttttttttttatgagggtagaatgtgataacccggcccaattgaggcccaaaaccagctcaaagcccacccgaaagaaaaaaaaaaaaatcctatgaatcccttattaggctatcttcttcacttttagggacctatgaccttaaatcaggttagagccgaagggagagatttattggattgattatcaaatcggtcatttctttatattatgtaattttattaaaaaatataaaatttattaatgatttaatattttaaataggactgtctgattcttttaaggaagattaaaaggtcctggACGATCGagttaagtagatcttatgctccttatttatttttttaaatgatcatatttttatgcaaagaattgctattgatgaaatcataatttttcataaaataaggatcgacatatgtgatatgaaaaagcatgttttattatgagcattgatttcatgaatatgtcttatgaaaatagtatgattatgaagcatgaatttcattatttttccatctatgtatatgtatgctttaagaaaagatataatgatttcaaaggctctcagatggctatgaatgaatcccttcgggaaggtcgacatccggagctagcatccacacgaaacatggccctgccagcgggtataaagttggcacatgaattaagaactttgtcgattaagaaacatggccctgtcacgggtataatagtgaccttagcaagaATGTctttgagcaatgttttgaaacatgacatgaatacatgatgaaaatgatttacgattcataattgtgaaatatacatgatttatgcatgcatgatgagcttataacttgttttattatatgctctatgaaatatttatttttgcaataattgctatttgctaaatgatgcattatcatagaaaacttatgcttgatccggtaaggaagcggaagtctacttactgagctagtgtagctcatattctttttgttttctcttttatgtacagagaaataaggctaggatcgaaggaaagagaatccaagcttggagatcagcaaagcaagtttagaaattttgctctaggaattcagtttatgtttatggattgaagacattatgaattttaagacttgaattattttatctctgaatttagatgctctgaaccagttttggtttaattaaataattgaattgaactttattattatctttatttgtgatacacctgtcATTAtacttaagaagatgaattttggcttcgtgttatcgtgggtccatcccttggtagcatggccatgttatgtcccagatttggggcgtgacaattCTGCCCTCGATCATACAACGGTCAATGATATCATCCGCATCATACATGACATCTTTCAACTCCACCACCCAGCTATTGATATTCCAGTCTTCATGCCTCTTCCGCTCTGCTGATTCAAGAAAGCCGCTTATCCTCTCCATTCTTCTTTGAAGCTTTTTCAGCTCGTCCTTCACGCCCAGCATCATGGACATCTCTCCCCCGATAAATTCTGAAAGCCTGTCAACGCATCTTCCTACAAAAGCACCTAAGATCATGGCCATTTTGGTGACTACCAGAGAAGGATGGATCTCTCAACACTCAAAAAGAAGGGGCAGTTGTGAGGTATTATAGATCCTTTTAAGCCTATATGCAAAGATCCCAAAGACCTTGACCTATACGCGGTCTCCTCTTTCCTGGAGGGTATCCTTCACACAGAAGGAAGATATGCCTTCCTTTTTGACCGACGACCATGGAATCATCCACCACGGGATGATCGATGGTGTTTGAggtgctttgagagctgtgcagTGGAGGAAAAAGAAAGGACCGGCATACACCACGTGGTAGGTGGACGATTATTGGTGTAGTGATATTTGTCTTTGCTAGGAAACTTTAAATTCCTGCAAGTTGCGATGGTCTTAGTGGCCTGGCCTACCtacccccctcttttttttttttagaaacttCCCGTTGCCTTACTtgtaacccttttttttttttttttcttcttcagaaACTTCCCGTTGCCTTACCCACCTAACTTATGTCCAGCTCATCCAATGTCCTTTTGTTTTTGTTCAGCGTAATTTAACCCGTAATTGAGCTATGTCAGATAATGCACGTTACTTCTGTTAAAACGATAGGTATCATTATGTCATCTATGTACGGCACACCAATTATTTTATCTTGGAAACCTGTTTCTTCTCTAACTTCTCTAGGATTCCTTCTAGTTAAACGAGTATTCAATCTAAAACAAGTGGGATCACACGCTTTTAGCATTTTAATCTCCTGGACTATTTAACTAACGCATATAATTGTAGTAAATCGTCACTGTTCCCGTCAAAACTGGAAATCCCCCGCTGCCCAAAGGGCGTCAAGGTTAAGTCTAGTTGGCACGACTAGAACTAGCGTATTACTCATGCCGTACGTAAGATACGGTATCATTCGATCAACTATACCATAAAAGATGCATCCATCCCATGTGAATATACTATCTTATTTTTAGTCCCTTATTTAGTCTGGACAAGAAATTAGCTAAACTTGCTAACCAACGTTAATTCTTATGCATTCTCGGTTGGCTCTCTCATGATCCATTTCCCGTTCTGAGTCCAGCATTTTGGTGCATAAAGTTAAAATCCTCGTCTCCAAGTGTTGGGTTGTTGTTGTCTGTGAAATAACTGATCTGAATTCTATTTTCATGAATCAAGGTGCAATCATGTTCGGTGATTCCTTATTGCCTTCAGAATGTTCTCTTATTGTGGAAGAATTGAAGGCAACACCACTATGCTTCCAGGTAATATTCATCTGTAAATTGAGCATCATCTGATGAAAACACAGCCTGTATTATGAGTTTCTTGAGAAGTTACGGTATGAGGACTATCTTTACCCCGTTAGTGTGCTCTTGGGCGACCAACTACTATGTACCCTGTTCTCGATGTGGCAACCCTTCATGAGCAGTTGGCCAGGCTTCGGGTGCAGCAGGAGGGTCCGAGTGAGACAAGGCATGGACTCAGCTGACAAAAATCCAGCATCAGACGTGCACGGTTGCGTCTGGATTCTGCGAGAAAGTTTCAACAACTAATAACACGCTAGAGGGGCTTGTATACTGTGGTTTGTAGAGCCAAATTCCACCACTCCATTAATGATGGCAGTACATTATAATAATATTGTATAcaagtgttgcggccaatcgtctcgtcgtctgatcgccggggaacgtgcgtctgcaaaaatgagaagtccacactggccggaggcggctccggcggggaccctccgacggtcaagtcagagaggtgactgggcaacagtgaaacgaagacagagagctcgatcgagagagagagaaaggagcaagcctgtggttttggAGTTGAGAAGTGGACTGTCGTggtcccctgcactgttgccttccccgatatatatagtggagcaggtatggcgccgtcattaatggcgcggacaattgaggaattgtcaactcactgtagactgtcagagtcgccgtgaaagtgtcatgtcgccgtggagctgtcaaatcaccaaggttgacaatgtcctaggcgagacaatgcccctaggtggtagtgccgcaTGTtgttgtcagaactgacaagctctgacggctgtacggcgaccggaggagtcgaccgaccctaggtcggtggtcaACTGAgtggagtcgggctcctccgttggtcggcgagccttacgtgagtcggccatcagacctccgggtttagtcggtcgggaaaggtgcgcccgacgTATCCTCAGTCAGTCGTGAGCagataattggccggtgatggcgtcagtcggtcggtcggtcggtcggtcggttcctccgaccgtgagtcggtcggtcggtccctccggccatcggtcggtcggtcggggggtattccccaacagttgcccccctccactcctaagtcggatggtgagctggcgactaggagtggattcgtcgtacgCAAAGATCCGACCGTACTGCCGATTGATATGGTGTCAGGCGTCATGTCGGCGTCGGACGCCCCGCCGTGTTGGACGTCCCGCTGGTGTCAGCGATAAAGCTGGCGCCAGGCGTcccgtcccatcgggaaggggaacCGTCATTCCCGCTGTCCCTTCGGGGATACCAAACGTCGTGGCCTTCGCGCCACGTGGCGTGCGGCCATTGGTTCATgttcggtggagcggatggaggtgacgtggcgcgATCTGAAGgcgggtgcgtcga is a genomic window containing:
- the LOC105055236 gene encoding LOW QUALITY PROTEIN: putative disease resistance protein RGA4 (The sequence of the model RefSeq protein was modified relative to this genomic sequence to represent the inferred CDS: inserted 2 bases in 2 codons; deleted 1 base in 1 codon), yielding MTAGFGPQLGRVITRILSENHPSTSAVRDTSSSSFFSFGYLKFQHEIGDKIQELNDRLKEIKEDRSMFPALEYTKQSARVTGVNPRQTVSIVIKSDIVGTKIEDDTQSLVESLVKEDNKKYRILGIVGMGGIGKTTLASKIYNDERIEKNFPIRVWACISQDFSEIKLLKDIIRKAGGNYGEAETKEELIRCLYSTLSQRFFIILDDVWEKDVWAKLLRYAIENAAASGKILITTRNTNIARNIGADIHHVNKMDDDSCWKLLHKNVFGDDDEEEEISGLKEIGIKIVEKCDGLPLAVKVIAGVLRSMDRNTIEWNKVLESDAWSMSQLHEELPGALFLSYEDLPSDLKQCFLYCSLFPEDSKCKMYGGDLIRYWVAEGFIKSTQGDILMEDVAEDYFRELIWRNLLHGDRDDIWCTMHDMLRSLAIFLVRDXEQSFNKNPLTELRRLSMVNIQEMVEVPDAVKPQKCLTTLMLRRSPRTKMIENELFERLRFLRIITINDTSLESLPNSIGDLLHLRYLDLDRTKIKKVPESIGCLILLQVLNLSGCESLHTLPKAITKLCNLRCLRLEGTPLTHVPKGIGKLKHLNYFRGFVIGHDDRRGAEDDEGCDLEELQSLSQLRFLEINRLDRREPRGAPVLANSNFLRTLILNCQHLLEDDAEALAIQRIDKIYNELSPQSTHLQNLQIRNFFGSGFPSWMMSPSLDVSFPNLTKIMLFDCKSCPQLPPLGLLPQLKSLFLLVXARSIKTIGPEFLGPRESSVATSFPKLEELEFCRMDNREEWSFGMVEGVGEERRGAPKLLPYLSKLGLGGCPKLRSLPPLGLLPQLKSLCIVTAYAIKTIGPEFLGPRALSAATSFPKLEELQFYGLKNWEEWSFGMMEGVGEEKRGASKLLPRLTKLVLYQCPKLRALPDIKNLPSLKSLRIMNCPRLEHVENLDKLQFLEVRLSSSTETSTTDADGQTERLPQWLLELLQNAPTAMQSLKEFQLRCSLPVLKTFLKDGPNWPIIQPIPQVTIQEYLPANRRPSHIRYTKDPPTFKMHIEE